One Alicyclobacillus acidoterrestris DNA window includes the following coding sequences:
- the ahpC gene encoding alkyl hydroperoxide reductase subunit C, with amino-acid sequence MSLIGTEVKPFKAQAYHNGEFIEVTEANFKGKWSVVCFYPADFTFVCPTELEDLQEQYETLKSLGVEVYSVSTDSHFTHKAWHDTSDTIRKITYVMIGDPTHTISRNFDVLIEEEGVADRGTFIIDPDGVIQAIEINAGGIGRDASILVDKIKAAQYVRNHPGEVCPAKWKEGAETLKPSLDLVGKI; translated from the coding sequence ATGTCTCTCATCGGAACCGAAGTAAAACCGTTCAAAGCGCAGGCGTATCACAATGGTGAGTTCATCGAAGTCACCGAAGCTAACTTCAAAGGAAAGTGGAGCGTTGTTTGCTTCTATCCTGCAGACTTTACCTTTGTGTGCCCGACTGAGCTCGAAGACCTTCAAGAACAATATGAGACGCTGAAGTCCCTTGGTGTAGAAGTATACTCGGTCTCCACCGACAGCCATTTCACACATAAAGCGTGGCACGACACGTCTGACACCATCCGCAAAATCACATATGTGATGATTGGTGACCCGACCCATACAATTTCTCGCAACTTCGATGTGTTGATCGAAGAAGAAGGCGTTGCTGATCGCGGTACGTTTATTATTGACCCAGATGGTGTGATCCAAGCCATTGAGATTAACGCTGGTGGCATTGGCCGCGACGCAAGCATTCTCGTCGACAAGATCAAGGCTGCACAGTATGTTCGGAACCATCCTGGTGAAGTTTGCCCGGCGAAGTGGAAGGAAGGCGCTGAAACACTGAAGCCAAGCCTTGACCTCGTAGGGAAGATTTAA
- the ahpF gene encoding alkyl hydroperoxide reductase subunit F, with amino-acid sequence MVLDAEIKEQLKQYLQLMKCDVLLKVSAGSDDVSSDMLALVNELASMSPRIRVEETSLPRTPSFSVNRVGEDTGVTFAGIPLGHEFTSLVLALLQVSGRAPKLDQNVIDQIKNIRGEYHFETFVSLSCHNCPDVVQALNVMSILNPGITHTMIDGAAFKAEAESKNIMAVPTVFLNGEEFSSGRMSVEEILAKLGSAPDAADLADKEPYDVLVVGGGPAGASAAIYAARKGIRTGLVADRFGGQVLDTVGIENFISVKYTEGPQLAASLEEHVKEYGIDVMKGHLAKGLEKKELVEVELENGAILKSKTVIISTGARWRNVGVPGEAEFRNKGVTYCPHCDGPLFTGKDVAVIGGGNSGIEAAIDLAGIVRHVTVLEFMPELKADAVLQKRLYSLPNVTVLKNVQTKEITGTDKVDGITYVDRDTGAEEHIELQGVFVQIGLVPNTDWLGDTVERNRMGEIVVNSHGATNVPGVFAAGDCINSPYKQIIISMGSGATAALGAFDYLIRN; translated from the coding sequence ATGGTGCTTGATGCAGAGATTAAGGAACAGTTAAAGCAATACCTTCAACTCATGAAATGCGACGTACTGCTGAAAGTGAGTGCAGGATCCGACGATGTATCAAGCGACATGCTGGCCCTCGTAAACGAGCTGGCCAGCATGTCACCCCGGATTCGAGTGGAAGAGACGTCATTGCCGAGAACACCTAGCTTCAGTGTAAATCGCGTAGGCGAAGACACTGGCGTGACGTTTGCTGGAATTCCCTTGGGGCATGAGTTTACTTCGTTGGTACTTGCGCTGTTGCAAGTCAGCGGGCGCGCGCCGAAGCTTGATCAGAATGTGATCGACCAAATCAAGAACATTCGCGGCGAATATCACTTTGAGACCTTTGTCAGCCTCAGTTGCCACAATTGTCCTGATGTCGTGCAGGCGTTGAATGTGATGAGCATTCTCAATCCTGGCATCACGCACACGATGATTGACGGCGCTGCCTTCAAGGCCGAGGCTGAAAGCAAGAACATCATGGCTGTGCCGACTGTCTTCTTAAATGGCGAAGAGTTTAGCAGCGGTCGGATGTCTGTCGAGGAGATTCTCGCCAAATTGGGCAGTGCGCCTGATGCAGCAGACCTCGCGGATAAAGAGCCTTACGATGTGCTTGTGGTCGGCGGTGGGCCAGCTGGTGCAAGTGCGGCCATTTATGCCGCGCGCAAAGGCATTCGCACAGGTCTGGTAGCTGACCGCTTTGGTGGGCAGGTGCTCGATACGGTGGGTATCGAGAACTTCATCAGTGTGAAATACACGGAAGGGCCTCAGCTTGCTGCCAGTCTGGAAGAGCACGTCAAAGAGTACGGCATTGATGTCATGAAAGGTCATCTTGCCAAAGGCTTGGAAAAGAAGGAACTCGTCGAAGTTGAACTGGAGAATGGCGCGATTTTGAAGAGCAAGACGGTCATCATTTCGACGGGTGCTCGCTGGCGCAATGTAGGTGTACCTGGAGAGGCAGAGTTTCGGAATAAAGGTGTAACCTATTGTCCTCACTGTGACGGACCGCTGTTTACTGGAAAAGATGTCGCAGTGATTGGCGGAGGAAATTCCGGGATTGAAGCCGCTATTGATCTCGCCGGCATTGTACGCCACGTTACCGTGCTCGAATTTATGCCAGAATTGAAAGCTGACGCCGTACTACAAAAACGGTTGTACAGCCTGCCGAATGTGACCGTGTTAAAGAACGTTCAAACGAAAGAAATTACGGGCACCGATAAGGTTGATGGGATTACCTATGTAGATCGCGATACCGGTGCCGAAGAACATATAGAATTGCAAGGTGTGTTTGTTCAGATTGGCCTAGTGCCAAATACGGATTGGCTAGGCGATACGGTTGAGCGTAACCGTATGGGCGAAATTGTGGTCAACAGCCACGGCGCCACGAATGTCCCTGGTGTGTTTGCTGCAGGGGATTGTATTAATAGTCCCTACAAGCAGATTATCATCTCCATGGGGTCTGGCGCAACCGCAGCGCTCGGTGCATTCGATTATCTCATCCGAAATTGA
- a CDS encoding propanediol/glycerol family dehydratase large subunit has translation MQTVKRSKRYEILDKRPVNQDGFVVEWPEQGFIAMSSPADPKPSIKVENGRIVELDGKPREAFDMLDQFLADYTIDTTVAEQVMAMDSVEIARKLVDVNVPRQQVLDITKGMTPAKVVEVLNHMNVVELMMAMQKMRARKTPSNQCHVTNVRDNPVLMAADAVHAGLLGFDEQETTVGVVRYAPFNALALLVGSQTARGGILTQDALEEATELRLAMLGLTSYAETISIYGTESVFMDGDDTPWSKSFLASAYASRGAKMRFTSGSGSEVQMAGAEGKSMLYLEVRCVMMAKGAGVQGLQNGSISCIGVPAAVPSGLRAVAAENLATMMFDLEVASGNDQTFSHSPFRNTAKMLCQMLPGTDFIFSGYSAMPNGDDMFAGSTFDSSDLDDYLIIQRDLMVDGGLRPVDEETVIKGRYQAAKALQAVFEELDFPPITDEEVEAATYGNGSEDMPQRNVVEDLKAAERILRDEITGLDIAIILAKRGFRETAERIFNLLKQRVAGDYLHTSAIINKDNQVISAVNDVNDYRGPGSGYRLSKERWEEIKNIRQALKPTDFS, from the coding sequence ATGCAGACGGTGAAGCGTTCAAAGAGGTACGAAATTCTCGACAAAAGACCCGTCAATCAGGACGGCTTTGTTGTTGAATGGCCTGAACAAGGGTTTATCGCAATGTCGTCACCTGCGGACCCAAAGCCAAGTATCAAAGTGGAGAACGGAAGAATCGTAGAGCTGGATGGCAAACCGCGAGAAGCGTTTGACATGTTAGATCAGTTTCTAGCGGACTACACGATTGATACAACTGTCGCGGAACAGGTCATGGCGATGGACAGCGTGGAGATTGCTCGGAAACTCGTCGATGTCAATGTTCCGAGACAGCAAGTATTAGACATCACCAAAGGGATGACCCCGGCGAAAGTGGTCGAAGTGCTCAATCATATGAATGTTGTCGAATTGATGATGGCCATGCAAAAAATGAGAGCCAGAAAGACGCCGTCGAATCAGTGCCACGTGACCAATGTTCGGGACAATCCCGTCCTCATGGCGGCTGATGCGGTTCATGCCGGATTATTAGGATTTGACGAACAGGAAACGACGGTTGGCGTGGTCCGCTATGCCCCGTTTAACGCATTGGCCCTATTAGTCGGGTCACAAACTGCGCGAGGCGGAATTCTCACGCAAGACGCTTTGGAAGAGGCCACGGAATTGCGGCTCGCCATGTTAGGGCTGACTTCGTACGCTGAGACTATTTCCATCTACGGGACAGAATCGGTCTTTATGGACGGGGACGACACGCCATGGTCGAAGTCGTTTTTAGCTTCCGCCTATGCGTCGAGGGGTGCGAAGATGCGGTTTACGTCAGGAAGCGGATCCGAAGTGCAAATGGCCGGCGCCGAGGGCAAATCGATGCTGTATCTCGAAGTGCGGTGCGTCATGATGGCCAAGGGGGCCGGTGTGCAAGGGTTACAAAACGGATCGATTAGCTGTATCGGTGTACCCGCTGCCGTTCCGAGCGGTTTACGGGCGGTTGCAGCGGAGAATTTGGCGACCATGATGTTTGACCTCGAAGTTGCCTCAGGCAATGACCAGACCTTTTCCCACTCTCCATTTCGAAACACCGCAAAAATGCTGTGTCAGATGCTTCCGGGCACCGATTTCATTTTTTCTGGCTACAGCGCGATGCCCAACGGTGACGATATGTTTGCCGGCTCCACCTTTGATTCGAGCGATTTAGATGATTACCTCATTATTCAGCGAGATTTGATGGTGGATGGTGGCTTACGGCCCGTTGATGAGGAAACGGTGATCAAAGGGCGTTATCAAGCGGCTAAGGCGCTCCAAGCGGTTTTTGAGGAGCTGGATTTTCCGCCGATTACAGATGAAGAGGTGGAAGCCGCAACCTATGGGAATGGCAGCGAAGATATGCCGCAGCGAAACGTGGTCGAGGATTTGAAAGCGGCTGAGCGAATTCTGCGCGACGAGATAACGGGCCTCGATATTGCCATCATCTTAGCGAAGCGCGGATTTCGAGAGACGGCAGAGAGAATTTTCAACCTGCTCAAACAACGGGTTGCGGGCGACTACTTGCATACGTCTGCAATCATCAACAAGGACAATCAAGTGATTAGTGCGGTGAATGATGTGAATGATTACAGGGGCCCAGGGAGTGGCTATCGTTTGAGCAAAGAGAGGTGGGAGGAAATCAAAAATATCCGGCAGGCGCTAAAGCCAACGGATTTCAGCTGA
- a CDS encoding propanediol/glycerol family dehydratase medium subunit, with the protein MNLREIGTATKGINPREVVVAVGPAFGKDVTKSIMKVDHALILREILSGIEEQGATARVIRSLRTADLAFMAHEAAKLSGSGIGVGVQSRGTTVIHQRDLDPLSNLELFPQSPLITLETYRAIGRNAAMYALGDTPNPVPVVNDQMARPKYQAIAAVLYIKECESRIANAKSVELEVAFSYE; encoded by the coding sequence ATGAACCTTCGGGAGATTGGGACAGCCACAAAAGGGATAAACCCGAGGGAAGTTGTTGTCGCCGTCGGACCGGCCTTTGGTAAGGACGTGACCAAATCTATCATGAAGGTCGATCACGCATTAATCCTCCGAGAGATTTTATCGGGCATTGAGGAACAAGGTGCAACTGCCAGGGTCATTCGCAGTTTACGAACTGCAGACTTAGCCTTCATGGCACATGAGGCGGCGAAGTTGAGTGGGTCTGGAATTGGCGTCGGCGTTCAGTCGAGAGGCACTACGGTGATTCATCAACGGGATTTAGATCCGCTGAGTAATTTGGAACTCTTTCCGCAATCGCCGTTGATTACCTTGGAAACCTATCGGGCGATTGGTCGAAATGCTGCGATGTACGCCTTGGGTGACACGCCGAATCCAGTGCCGGTGGTCAATGACCAGATGGCGCGCCCGAAGTATCAGGCGATTGCCGCGGTTTTGTATATCAAGGAATGTGAATCGAGGATTGCCAATGCAAAATCCGTTGAGCTGGAAGTCGCGTTTTCCTACGAATGA
- a CDS encoding diol dehydratase small subunit, translated as MTQLTKEDYPLGEKRPDLLFTPTGKPYSDLTLDAALDGRVTAADLRISANTLRMQAEVAERVGRPQLAKNFRRAAELIGIPDKRILEIYNALRPRRSTKDELLEIALELEEKYRANENARLVREAADVYERRGILRTNEG; from the coding sequence ATGACACAACTGACTAAGGAAGATTACCCGTTAGGGGAAAAGCGTCCGGATCTTTTGTTTACACCGACAGGGAAACCTTACAGTGATTTGACCTTAGATGCCGCGCTCGACGGTCGCGTTACAGCGGCAGATTTGCGAATTAGCGCAAACACGCTGCGCATGCAAGCCGAAGTCGCGGAGCGTGTCGGACGGCCGCAGTTAGCAAAGAACTTCAGGCGGGCGGCTGAGCTCATTGGCATTCCAGACAAACGAATTTTGGAAATTTACAATGCGTTGCGACCCAGGCGGTCCACGAAAGATGAACTCCTGGAGATTGCACTTGAATTAGAAGAAAAATATCGTGCCAACGAAAATGCGCGGCTGGTTCGTGAGGCGGCCGATGTTTATGAGCGAAGAGGGATACTACGGACGAACGAGGGCTGA
- a CDS encoding diol dehydratase reactivase subunit alpha, which translates to MVKQLIAGVDMGNSSTEVALAQISDDGVQFLSQHLVRTSGVKGTVDNVTGIRIALEEAANRAGIRIDQIDKVRINDAAPVIGDLAMDLISETIITESSMIGHNPDTPGGAGLGVGLTVPIDELFDWTSDQDVIVVVPGQFDYEWVASRINAAIEQGIRVNGAIVQKDDGVLVYNRLSKKIPIVDEVSQIEKVPLGKLAVVEVALPGQVIRMASNPYGLATIFQLDPDTTIRIAPIAKALVGNRSAVVIRTPQGEVAERRIEAGKLTLVGEKQKVTVSVNDGSDAIMEAYEKIGSLVNVVGETATNVGGMLNSLRQNLAQLTQQSPSEITIRDLLAVDAVVPMSVSGAMAGELTLETGVAFASMVKTSRLPIQKVADTLAQAIGVPVEVGGVEAEMAIRGALTTPGTRKPIVILDMGGGSTDAAMMAENGKITSTHLAGAGDMVTMLIDMELGLNNKALAEKIKKYPLAKVMSMFHMQLEDGTTMFSDAPLPPDTFGRVVIREGEDLVPLNIKVTMEKVREIRRTAKKRVFVTNGLRALRRVVPTGNLKHLSFVVMVGGSALDFEIPQMLTEEMSKYGIVAGFANVRGTEGPRNAVATGLVLACAEEVGER; encoded by the coding sequence ATGGTGAAGCAACTGATAGCCGGTGTGGATATGGGCAATTCGTCAACAGAAGTGGCGCTTGCACAGATATCGGATGACGGTGTTCAATTTCTGTCCCAGCATTTAGTGAGAACCAGCGGTGTCAAAGGGACTGTGGACAATGTGACCGGCATCCGCATCGCCTTAGAGGAGGCCGCGAATCGGGCGGGTATTCGCATCGACCAGATTGATAAAGTTCGCATCAACGATGCGGCCCCGGTCATTGGCGATCTCGCCATGGACCTGATTAGTGAAACCATCATCACGGAGTCGTCGATGATAGGACACAACCCAGACACGCCCGGAGGTGCGGGACTTGGGGTTGGTCTTACAGTGCCGATTGATGAACTGTTCGATTGGACATCGGACCAGGATGTCATCGTGGTGGTGCCAGGCCAGTTCGATTACGAGTGGGTTGCTAGCCGGATTAATGCGGCAATTGAACAGGGGATACGCGTGAACGGCGCGATTGTTCAAAAGGACGATGGCGTACTCGTTTATAATCGCCTTTCAAAAAAGATCCCAATTGTTGACGAGGTATCGCAAATCGAAAAAGTCCCGCTGGGCAAATTGGCCGTTGTCGAAGTCGCACTGCCGGGTCAAGTCATCCGCATGGCCAGCAACCCGTATGGTCTGGCGACCATATTTCAGCTCGATCCCGACACGACCATCCGCATCGCTCCCATCGCGAAAGCACTCGTTGGGAATCGCTCGGCGGTGGTGATACGCACCCCGCAAGGTGAAGTGGCCGAGCGGAGAATTGAAGCCGGAAAACTGACCCTCGTCGGGGAGAAACAAAAGGTGACCGTATCGGTCAATGACGGATCAGACGCCATCATGGAGGCTTATGAAAAAATTGGGTCGCTGGTCAATGTGGTTGGGGAGACGGCGACCAATGTTGGAGGGATGCTGAATTCACTCCGTCAGAATTTGGCCCAATTGACGCAACAATCCCCTTCAGAAATCACGATTCGAGACCTGTTGGCTGTGGATGCGGTCGTTCCGATGTCAGTAAGCGGGGCAATGGCGGGAGAACTCACGCTGGAAACGGGTGTGGCGTTCGCCTCCATGGTCAAGACCAGTCGGTTGCCCATCCAAAAGGTAGCAGACACGCTCGCGCAAGCGATTGGCGTACCCGTGGAGGTTGGAGGCGTTGAAGCAGAAATGGCCATTCGTGGGGCGTTGACAACCCCAGGAACGCGTAAGCCAATCGTGATTTTAGATATGGGGGGCGGATCGACCGATGCGGCGATGATGGCGGAGAACGGGAAAATCACCTCGACGCACTTAGCAGGCGCCGGCGATATGGTCACGATGCTCATTGATATGGAGCTGGGTCTCAACAACAAGGCTTTGGCGGAAAAGATCAAAAAGTACCCGCTGGCGAAAGTCATGAGTATGTTTCATATGCAATTGGAAGATGGCACAACGATGTTCTCCGACGCACCACTTCCACCCGATACGTTTGGCCGAGTGGTGATCCGCGAGGGGGAAGATCTTGTCCCATTGAATATAAAGGTCACCATGGAAAAGGTTCGGGAGATACGCAGGACGGCGAAAAAGAGGGTATTTGTCACGAATGGTCTGAGGGCCCTGCGCCGCGTTGTACCGACCGGAAACCTAAAGCATTTATCGTTCGTTGTGATGGTAGGGGGATCTGCCTTGGATTTTGAAATCCCTCAAATGTTGACAGAAGAGATGTCCAAATACGGGATTGTAGCGGGCTTTGCCAACGTTCGTGGCACAGAAGGGCCGAGAAATGCCGTCGCCACGGGTCTGGTACTTGCTTGTGCCGAGGAAGTAGGGGAAAGATGA
- a CDS encoding glycerol dehydratase reactivase beta/small subunit family protein, producing MNNEIYLPIICSPAVSLADIQDLCAGLEEEGVPYQCEQMAQEQQASEFGAIAALKSPLFIGIGVDRHLNCSLSHQNLPGNKEYITGSRHGLRQFGRNCGRLAKGLPLVMGGIENA from the coding sequence ATGAACAACGAAATTTATCTCCCAATCATCTGTTCACCAGCTGTTTCCCTCGCTGACATACAAGACCTGTGCGCGGGCTTAGAAGAAGAAGGTGTTCCCTATCAGTGCGAACAAATGGCGCAGGAACAACAAGCAAGCGAGTTTGGAGCCATCGCCGCACTGAAGTCTCCACTCTTCATCGGAATTGGCGTCGATAGGCACCTCAACTGTAGCCTAAGTCATCAAAATCTACCTGGAAACAAGGAGTATATCACCGGTTCTCGCCACGGTCTTCGCCAGTTTGGTCGAAACTGCGGGCGTTTGGCAAAAGGGTTACCACTTGTGATGGGAGGAATTGAGAATGCGTAA
- a CDS encoding GlcG/HbpS family heme-binding protein gives MRKLGLQTAKKLIDGAEQEARRIGVPMVITVVDDGGNLVAAHRMDDALLASVDISLNKAWTAVALKMSTAQLASEASTDGELYGIHATNHGRVVIFGGGIPLHQNGRIVGAVGVSGGSVNEDVQVAEAAVRVYEQLEASCGDGDSPKGEHA, from the coding sequence ATGCGTAAATTGGGGCTGCAAACGGCCAAAAAACTGATTGATGGCGCAGAACAGGAAGCGCGCCGGATTGGCGTACCGATGGTCATCACGGTGGTTGATGATGGTGGTAACTTGGTCGCGGCGCATCGAATGGACGACGCCTTACTCGCCAGTGTCGATATCTCTTTGAATAAGGCATGGACTGCGGTCGCTTTAAAAATGTCTACCGCTCAATTGGCTTCTGAAGCTTCTACCGACGGGGAACTCTATGGAATTCATGCTACGAACCACGGGCGGGTGGTCATCTTTGGCGGTGGTATCCCACTACATCAAAATGGGCGCATCGTTGGCGCTGTCGGTGTCAGTGGCGGATCCGTCAATGAAGACGTTCAGGTAGCCGAAGCCGCCGTTCGCGTCTACGAGCAACTGGAAGCCTCATGTGGTGATGGAGATTCGCCTAAAGGAGAACATGCATGA
- a CDS encoding cob(I)yrinic acid a,c-diamide adenosyltransferase: MKIYTRSGDEGTTSLIYGRRVAKDSLRVAAYGTVDEANAMIGAALSLMATTSPEFSYLIRYGGRIQRDLFDVGRDLATPDDKRDGVYVHQSDVDLLEKIIDALNEEMPPLRQFVLPSGHPVAALLHVSRTVVRRAERQIVTLEKSETLNPVIRKYLNRLSDALFMMARAVNVRTGAVECIVDFQADKKDPFVES, from the coding sequence ATGAAGATTTATACCCGATCCGGTGACGAAGGCACCACCAGTTTAATTTATGGCCGCCGTGTCGCAAAGGACAGCCTTCGAGTTGCAGCATATGGTACGGTGGACGAAGCAAACGCCATGATTGGGGCGGCATTGTCCCTCATGGCTACAACATCGCCTGAATTCTCCTACTTGATTCGTTACGGCGGCCGCATACAACGGGATCTGTTTGATGTAGGTCGAGATTTAGCCACACCGGACGACAAACGGGATGGAGTTTACGTGCACCAGAGCGACGTGGATTTACTGGAGAAAATCATTGATGCGCTAAACGAAGAGATGCCGCCCTTGCGCCAATTTGTCTTGCCGTCAGGCCATCCGGTTGCGGCCTTGTTACACGTAAGTCGTACCGTCGTTCGTCGAGCGGAGCGCCAAATTGTCACCTTAGAGAAATCAGAAACGCTGAATCCCGTGATTCGAAAATATCTAAATCGCCTGTCCGACGCGCTTTTTATGATGGCTCGGGCTGTCAATGTGCGTACGGGTGCAGTTGAATGCATTGTCGACTTTCAGGCAGACAAAAAGGATCCATTTGTGGAATCATAG
- a CDS encoding FMN-binding negative transcriptional regulator codes for MYTPAAFAMQNTDEMIQFIRQNNFGILFSHVNRHPNATHLPFVIRQIAPEKFVLLGHLAKANPHWKALHETEVLAVFQGPHAYISPSWYAESQAVPTWNYVAVHATGTCHIIQDAQLLHELLKETVRFHEPNSTLLDHMDEAFYVKMEQAVIGLEIEITSMEGTAKLSQNKSTDTIRGVVEGLRASPDKLAHDVAELMQRNLETLEKRT; via the coding sequence GTGTACACACCTGCAGCATTTGCGATGCAAAACACGGATGAGATGATTCAGTTCATTCGCCAGAACAACTTTGGCATTCTCTTCTCCCATGTCAACAGACACCCGAATGCGACGCATCTTCCGTTCGTCATTCGCCAAATAGCCCCTGAGAAATTTGTGTTGTTGGGTCATCTCGCAAAAGCAAATCCGCATTGGAAAGCGCTTCATGAGACGGAGGTTCTGGCGGTCTTTCAAGGTCCACATGCATACATTTCGCCGTCTTGGTACGCTGAAAGTCAGGCCGTTCCGACATGGAACTACGTGGCGGTACACGCAACAGGGACGTGTCACATCATACAGGATGCGCAGCTACTGCATGAACTTTTGAAGGAGACCGTCCGCTTTCACGAGCCAAATTCCACGCTCTTGGATCATATGGACGAGGCGTTTTATGTGAAAATGGAACAGGCCGTCATTGGACTTGAAATCGAGATTACGTCCATGGAGGGTACGGCCAAGTTGAGCCAGAACAAATCCACAGACACCATACGCGGTGTGGTAGAGGGACTCAGAGCATCTCCAGACAAGCTCGCACACGATGTGGCAGAACTCATGCAACGCAATCTCGAGACGCTAGAGAAACGGACTTGA
- a CDS encoding transposase: protein MYILQPSLFSFEDWLEIDSSDRLPLFFAVLDLQPYASKLRKQSPQGAKPMNREAILRALLAAPLEGISTFTRLHERLARDIRFRYQCGFRIDEAAPSVSTLSRVFSAVVELGLAEKLFIDLVSQCKEASIINGRHLAVDSAAVKSYEKKQPKSKSQETGNANWGAKYDTFGNKLAWFGYKFHLAVDTASELPVALDVTPANVFDGEMAAPLLEHVVTTHGWKIDFVMMDAGYDQVKNYETVRQYGAQAIIAMNKRGEKEPPEGIASDGTPRCTMGYDMVYWGADGDRLKFRCPHAVGKVDCPLGIATCSESNYGMVVKKRITEDIRRYCAPHRGTQNWKLLYNERTAVERCNARLKTNLTANDVHVRGIRKVKTYMFLNAIVLLASALAVNHIERHKKTA from the coding sequence ATGTATATTCTCCAACCATCGCTCTTTTCCTTTGAGGACTGGCTAGAAATTGACTCCAGCGATCGTCTGCCCTTGTTCTTTGCTGTCTTGGATTTACAACCCTATGCTTCGAAATTGAGAAAACAGTCACCCCAAGGCGCGAAACCTATGAATCGTGAAGCGATTCTGCGTGCACTGCTGGCTGCTCCGCTTGAAGGAATCTCAACGTTCACAAGGCTTCATGAACGGTTGGCGCGAGATATACGCTTTCGCTACCAGTGTGGGTTTCGAATCGACGAAGCAGCCCCGTCGGTCTCCACACTGAGTCGCGTGTTTTCAGCCGTTGTTGAGTTGGGTCTCGCTGAGAAGCTCTTCATTGACCTGGTCAGTCAATGTAAAGAAGCGAGCATCATCAACGGTCGCCATTTGGCTGTGGACAGTGCCGCCGTGAAGTCCTACGAGAAAAAGCAACCTAAGTCCAAGAGCCAGGAAACGGGCAATGCCAACTGGGGCGCAAAATACGATACCTTTGGCAACAAACTTGCTTGGTTCGGATACAAATTCCACTTGGCTGTGGACACCGCGAGTGAACTGCCAGTTGCTTTGGATGTCACACCAGCGAACGTCTTTGATGGTGAGATGGCGGCGCCATTGCTGGAACACGTCGTGACGACGCACGGTTGGAAAATCGACTTTGTCATGATGGACGCTGGATATGATCAAGTCAAAAACTATGAAACGGTTCGTCAATATGGTGCACAGGCAATTATCGCGATGAACAAGCGCGGTGAAAAAGAACCGCCTGAAGGAATAGCATCGGACGGGACGCCGCGTTGCACGATGGGATATGACATGGTGTATTGGGGTGCAGACGGTGACCGACTAAAGTTTCGCTGCCCGCACGCGGTTGGGAAGGTAGATTGTCCGCTTGGAATCGCGACATGTTCCGAATCCAACTACGGTATGGTGGTCAAAAAGCGGATCACAGAAGATATTCGGCGTTACTGCGCACCACACCGAGGCACGCAGAATTGGAAGCTGTTATACAACGAGCGAACTGCTGTAGAGCGTTGTAACGCAAGACTTAAGACGAATTTGACGGCGAACGACGTCCATGTCCGAGGCATTCGAAAAGTAAAGACGTACATGTTCCTCAACGCGATCGTGTTACTTGCATCGGCACTAGCTGTGAACCATATCGAACGACACAAGAAAACTGCATAA
- the ybaK gene encoding Cys-tRNA(Pro) deacylase, translated as MDRLNIPYNVHEYDWDEEALDAKTAAQKVGIASSQIFKTLVLRGDKTGVLMTCIPGDRELDLKALASISGNKKVEMVHVKDLQTLTGYIRGGVSPLGVKKKYPLYIDETVHALDPVSISAGRRGLQIFLKGADLVLACEATLGAISR; from the coding sequence TTGGATAGACTAAACATTCCATATAACGTGCACGAGTACGACTGGGATGAAGAAGCGCTCGACGCAAAGACAGCCGCACAAAAGGTGGGGATTGCCTCGTCGCAAATTTTCAAAACACTCGTGCTTCGCGGCGATAAGACAGGCGTTTTAATGACCTGCATCCCAGGGGACAGAGAACTCGACTTAAAAGCGCTGGCATCCATCAGTGGGAATAAAAAGGTAGAGATGGTCCATGTAAAAGACCTTCAGACGTTGACCGGATATATTCGAGGCGGAGTTTCTCCACTAGGTGTGAAGAAAAAATATCCACTCTATATTGATGAAACCGTTCATGCTCTAGACCCTGTAAGTATTAGTGCCGGGCGACGGGGGCTGCAAATTTTCTTGAAAGGGGCAGACCTTGTTCTCGCGTGCGAGGCCACTCTAGGTGCAATTTCTCGATGA